The region CTTCAAAAACTAAGGGACAGGGCGGTTTTTCTGCCCTGTCCTTATTCCCTGTAATTCGCGCGGTTGGGTGTTGCCGCGACGCGCGCTGATGATCCGAGCTGAGAGCGATGGACGCGATACTTCTTCAAATCTTGAATGGTCTGGACAAAGGCTCAGCCTATGCGCTGATTGCCTTGGGTTTGACCCTCATATTCGGCACATTGGGCGTTGTGAACTTCGCCCATGGGGCCTTGTTCATGATCGGGGCCTTCTGTGCCGTGACCCTGAGCCGGCTTTTGTCCGTCTCCTTCGTGACGATCGACGAAACCCGCAAGGATTTCCTCGGCAATCCGCTCAAAGTCGAAACACCTTACGTGGAAGCCTGGTTCGGTCCCGACGTGGGCGCAGCCATTATCGACTGGTCGGTTCCCCTCGCTATCCTGTTCTCCATTCCGATCATGGCCCTGGTTGGTCTCTTCATGGAGCGTGGTCTGATCAAGCATTTCTACAAGCGCCCGCATGCCGACCAGATCCTTGTGACCTTCGGCCTTGCCATCGTCCTGCAGGAAATCATCAAGTATTTTTACGGCGCAAACCCGATCCCGACCCCTGCGCCGGAAGCCTTTGCAGGCAGCTTTGACTTCGGTGCCCTGGTGGGTATGGATCCCAATGTGATCATCTATCCGTACTGGCGTATCGTCTACTTCATGTTTGCAGCGCTCATTGTCGGCGCGGTCTTTGCCTTCCTCCAGTTCACGACTTTCGGCATGGTCGTGCGTGCAGGCATGGCAGATAGGCAGACAGTCGGTCTTTTGGGGATCGATATCGATCGCCGATTCACCTTCATGTTTGCCTTGGCCGCGGTGGTGGCCGGACTAGCAGGGGTAATGTACGCCCCGATCAATTCCCCCAACTACCACATGGGCATGGACTTCCTTGTTCTGAGCTTCGTGGTTGTGGTTGTCGGCGGTATGGGCTCCTTGCCGGGCGCAGTCGCTGCAGGGTTCCTCCTGGGCATCCTGGAGAGTTTCGCCTCTATGGCTCAGGTCGTCGCGCTGTTCCCAGGCATCAACCAGATCATCATCTATCTCGTTGCGATCGTGATCCTCCTGACCCGTCCGCGAGGTCTGATGGGCCGCAAAGGTGTTATGGAAAGCTAAATCATGCTTGGACTTAACAAAAAAGACACTTCGCTCTTCTTCATCGTGCTTGCGCTCGTCGTGTTTGCTCCGCTCCTGTTGAACCCGTTCCCGGAAGGTTCGGAGCTGGCGCAGTTCAATGCAGGCTATCCGGATCTGATGCAGCGCTTCCTGATCTTCGGGATCTTCGCAGTCGGCTTTAACATCCTCTTCGGCCTCACTGGCTATCTCAGCTTTGGCCATGCGGCTTTCCTGGGTGTCGGTTCCTACGCCGGTGTCTGGATGATGAAGCTGCTGACCATGAATGTCATTCCGGCGATCTTCATGTCAGTGGTCTTCGCAGGTCTGTTTTCCCTTCTTGTAGGGTACATTTCTCTGCGGCGCTCAGGCATCTACTTCTCGATCCTGACGCTCGCCTTTGCACAGATGTCGTTTTCGCTGGCTTATTCGGTCCTGACGCCGATCACCAACGGGGAAACCGGCCTGCAACTGGCACTGAATGACCCGCGTGTGCTGGGAGTCAGCCAGGTAGACGGCTCGATTCCCGCGGCCAACTTCTTCGGCATTGCAATGCGTGACAGTTTCGAACTGAGCATGGGAAGCTGGCTCTTCACGTTCAATGCTGGCTACTATCTGTGCGCGGTCGTGATGATGGTCGCATTCTATATAGCAATCCGGATTTTCCGCTCGCCCTTCGGCATGATGCTGAGGGCCGTGAAATCCAACCAGCAGCGGATGAACTTCACCGGCTTGAATTCCAAGCCCTACACGCTGGCAGCCTTTGTCATATCCGGAATGTATGCCGGATTGGCCGGCGGACTCATGGTGGCAATGGACCCGCTTGCAGGTGCTGAACGCATGCAGTGGACGGCATCTGGCGAGGTTGTTCTGATGACGATCCTCGGCGGTGCAGGGACCTTGATCGGACCGGTGCTTGGCGCAGGCTTCATCAAGTACTGCGAGAACATCTTCTCCAAGATCAATGACAACATTCTCTATGACTGGTTCGCGAGCCTTCCCGAAGGCGTTGCCGACTTCCTGGTGTTCGTCATTCATCCCTTCATCGGCAAGGGCTGGCATTTGACCCTTGGCATCATGTTCATGCTGATCGTCATCTTCCTGCCGGGTGGCATCATGGAAGGCTTCGAGAGGATTGGCCGGCTGTTCAAGCGCAAGCCGTCCTCCGGCGAGAGCATCAATGCCAAAACGTCGACCACGCCAGCTGAATAAGGTGAACTGATATGGAAATCCTCAAAGTCGAGGGTGTGAACAAGTCGTTCGGCGGACTGCGTGCTCTCAACAATGTCAACTTCAAGGTGGAAGAAGGTACGGTTCACGCGATCATTGGACCGAACGGTGCCGGCAAATCGACCTTCCTTAACTGCATGATTGGCCGTCTGGTACCTGATACAGGGACCGTGATGTTCGGGGACGTTTCGCTGACCGGCATGAAGCCCCACCAGATCAACCAGGTGGGTGTCTCGCGTGTATTTCAGACGCCGGAAATCTTCGGCGATCTGACATTGCTGGAAAACGTCATGATCCCCACGCTGGCTAAGCGCGACGGCGAGTTCGCTCTCCATGCGTTCGTTCGTGTCGATCAAGATACGGAAGTGCGCGACAAGGCCCTTCACATGCTTGAGGACGTTGGCTTGGCTGAAAAGCGGGAGATGGTCGCCAACAGTTTGTCGCGCGGCGACAAGCGGCGTCTCGAGCTGGCGATGTGTCTGTCACAGGACCCCAAGCTGCTGCTTCTGGATGAGCCTACCGCTGGCATGTCCAGGGCTGATACCAACAACACGATCGATCTCCTGAAGCGGATTGGCGATCGCGGGATCACCAAGGTCGTCATCGAACACGATATGCATGTTGTGTTTTCGCTTGCTCAGAAGGTGACTGTCCTTGCCCAGGGCACAATCATCGCCGAGGGCAAGCCGGAAGACATCAAGGGTGACCCGCGCGTTCAGGAAGCTTATCTCGGAGGAGCGCACCTATGAGCGTTATCGACGATCAACTTTCCGGCAAGACTGCGCCGGGCATCAAGCCGGTCAAGCCGCAGGGCGGGGCTCCGGCATTTTTCTCCGCTTGGGACATGCACGCCTACTATGGCGAGAGCTACATCGTTCAGGGCGTTAACTTCGATGTTCGTGAGGGAGAGATCCTCGCACTTCTAGGCCGCAATGGTGCGGGCAAGACCTCGACATTGCGGACGATTGCGCGCATGGATGATCCGCAGCTGACCCACGGCGAGATCTGGCTCGATCACAAGCCGCTTCATGAAATGAAGAGCTTCGAAGCTGCCCGGGTCGGAGTCGGCCTCGTCCCGGAAGACCGGCGGATCATTCCCGGCCTGACCGTTCAGGAGAACCTGGAGCTTTCCCAGATTGCGGAACCCAAGGGCTGGTCCATCGAGCGTATCTATGACCACTTCCCGCGTCTTGCAGAGCGCCGCAATCAGGAAGGCACGACCATGTCTGGCGGTGAGCAGCAGATGCTTGCCTTGGCGCGCGTTCTGGCCCGTGATATCAAGTTGTTGCTGCTGGATGAGCCCTACGAAGGGCTGGCACCAGTGATCGTTCAGGAAATCGAGCGCATTTTGGAGGGGGTCAAGGAGCTTGGCATCACCACCATTATCGTCGAGCAGAACGCCATCGCTGCGCTTCACTTGGCGGACCGCGCCGTGATTCTCGACATGGGCGAGGTGGTTTTTGATGGCGCCGCTCAGGAGGTGCTCGACAATGTGGAGCTGAGGCACGAGTATCTGGCGATCTGATCGCCTGCGATTCTGTTGTTCTCAATCATGAGTCGGCGTCGATCAGACGCCGACTTTTTTCGTGCCGGTTTTCACGCCCGTCAGATCATCCGCTTGAGAACGTCCAATGCTGCTGCTTTCGCAGGAAGAAACCCGTAAGGCCTTGCCATTCATCGCACTTGTTGACGCGCTTGATGTCATGTTCAAGAGCGGCTGTGAAATGCCCGTCCGCCACCACCATGACATGGCGGTTCCGGGAGAACCCGATGCTACGATGTTGCTGATGCCAGCCTGGGTGCCCGGGGCTTTTTCTGGTGTGAAGATCGTCAATGTGATGCCTGGAAACTCCGGCAGGGGCCTGCCGGCGATCTCTGCGGAATATCTTCTGTCAGATGCGCGGACCGGCGAAATGCTGGCGATGATCAATGGCGGTGAATTGACGGCCCGCCGCACGGCCGCGGCGTCCGCGCTCGCGGCGCGCTATCTTGCCCGCAAAAATGCAAGCCACCTTGTCGTGGCGGGGACGGGTAGGGTTGCCCTGAATCTGGTGGCGGCGCATTTGGCTGTGAGGCCGATCACGCATGTGACGTTCTGGGGGCGCAGTCTGGACAAGGCACAGGCACTTGCTGCTGAGGCGGCAGCGCTCTACGGGATCACAGTCGAGGGGACGTCAGATCTCGAACAAGCGGTGCGCGCAGCGGACATCGTCAGTGCAGCGACCCTGTCAAACGACCCGTTGATCCTTGGCGAATGGTTGCAGTCAGGAACGCATGTCGACCTTGTCGGAGCGTTCAAGCCCACCATGCGGGAGAGCGACGATGAGGCGGTGCGCCGGGCCGTTGTCTTTGTTGATACGCGTGAGAGCTGCTCCAAGGAAGGCGGGGATATCTCCCAGCCGCTGGCATCCGGTGTCCTGACCGCATCGGACATCAAGGCCGATCTCTATGATCTTGCGCGAGGCCTGCACAAGGGCCGTGCAGACGACGCCGAGATCACGCTTTTCAAGTCCGTTGGGGTGGCACTTGAAGATCTTGCAGGCGCGATGCTTGCCTATAGAACAGTGACGTCGCCTACCACGTCATGAGTATCGTCGTTTTGCAAAACAGAGATGAAGCGCAATGAAAACAATCAAGATGGAAATAGCGTCGGTTGCCGGCTTTTTGCTGTTTGGAGTATTTCTGTATGCTGGTGATGCGATAAATCCGTTCCAGATTGGTTTGGGCGGCTCGCTCGGCGTTCTTGCGGTTCTTTTTCTCGGAATGATGTGGTGTGCATTTTCGGTCGTGCGTCATGCGGAGTGTTTGGCGACGCTGCTAGGCGAACCATATGGCACCTTGATCCTGACACTTGCGGTCATCGGCATCGAAGTTGCTTTGATTTCAGCAGTGATGTTGTCGGGGGATGCCAAGCCCACGCTGGCACGCGAGACCATGTTCTCGGTGTTTATGATCGTTCTGAACGGCCTTGTTGGCCTTTGCCTTCTGTTGGGAGGTCTGCGCCACCGGAACCAGACCTACAATCTGCAGGGGGCAAACGCATTTCTGTCGGTTCTTATTCCCCTGGCTATATTTGCACTGGTATTGCCGAGGGTGACTCATTCTGCTCCAGGCGGGCAGTTGTCGAACCTGCAGGCCGGATTTGATGTCATCATGTCTGTGGTTCTCTATGGTGTGTTTCTGGCGATACAGACCAAGACCCACAGCGATATCTTTCGTCAGCCAAACGCCAGTGATGATGACCACGAGCACGGCGAACTGGTCCTGCGCAGTATTCCCTTTCATGTGGTGGGACTATTGGCAGCGCTTTTGCCGATTATCCTTCTGTCAAAGAAGCTAGCGATCTACGCGGATTTTGCCATTGAGGGAATCGGAGCCCCCCTGGCTCTTGGAGGCTTCCTGGTTGCTGCGCTGATTCTGATGCCCGAGGGGTTGAGCGCCCTTCAATCCGCCAGGGAAAACAAACTGCAGAGGGCGGTCAATATTTGCCTTGGCTCTGCGGTTGCGACGATAGGCCTGACAGTGCCTGCTGTTCTGGTGATTAGCCACATCACCGGCGAGCCGATTGAGCTGGGCCTGGAGATCGCCGACATTGTGCTGCTGGTTCTGACCCTCGTCGTCAGCATTGTCACCTTCGCAAATCGCTCAACGAATTACCTGCAGGGCGCGGTTCACCTGGCGCTCTTTGCAGCTTACGTCATGATGATCTTCGATCTGTCTGAGTAGGCGGTTTCCGGCGTTTATCCCAAATCGCTTTGGCGTGCCGGAAATCACCCCAGTTCGAACGTGGTGATCCCGAAAGTGCGCTCAAGCGGCAGGTCGGGGGCCTGACCCTTGTACATTCTGGCGGTTTCGAACACGGGGGACAACTCGTGGCGCTCTGCCAGCTCGAGGGCTGCCTGGTTGGGCTCGGGCGTGTCCAGATAGACTGTCTGTCCCTTGGCCTGCCCCGCAAGTGCCCGAAACAGCGTGTCGGCAATTTCAGGAGTGTCGGCAAACAGCGGACCTATCTTGAAGCCATCATCGCATTGGCGGATGACGCCATAGCCCTTGACCAACCCGCCGTCGACGAAGGCGAAGCCGCGCCGGCTCGACATCATGGGTGCACACCATAGCTTTAGGAAACCGGTTCGATCACCACCTGAAAAGTCTTGGTCATAGTCGCTGATCGAGGGAAAGATCCCTTGGCCGAGTGGAGAAAGCCGCGGATCCATTGGCATGTCCACCATGGCGATACCGCTCTGGCGGATATTGCGATGAGCCAGATCAAAGCCAGATGTGCGGTAGTTGTCCTGCTGATCGACCACGCCATCAAGGCCGATTGTCCGTGCGCCGAGATAGGCAATTGCGTGTTTCCAAATGGCGATGCCATAGCCCTTGCCGCGGTGTTCCGGTCGGCAGATGTAAAAGCCGATGAAGCCGTAGTCGTCGCCGTAGCGGATGCCGGATATGCAGGCCACCGGCTCGCCTTCGTTCCAGGCCATGAAAAGTCCGTTGGGATCGGCCGTTCGAAACGGCTCGAGATCATCCAGACCGGGGTTCCAGCCTTCTTCCGCGGCCCAAGACAGGGCGCGCTTTAGATCGGCTTCGCTCATGACACGGATATCGAGCGCGGTATCGATCATCAAAATGGCTCCTGGAAATGAAATGCGCGTGGGAACCACGCCGGTCCATTGATAGGCGCCCTGCAACGATCAGGTCAATTGAGGAAACGTGTTAGATTGCGTCGAGTCGATCGAAGGCAACTCTGGATATTACAAAGGGGAGGGGGAGTGGTACGCCCAAGGGGAATCGAACCCCTGTTTTCGCCGTGAAAGGGCGACGTCCTAACCGCTAGACGATGGGCGCACAGTTGACGCAGTTGCGTCGTGGGAAGGCTTATAGGCAGATTTTTCGGCCGCTGCAAGTGGCATTTGATACAAAATGCACAGGTCCGGAATTCCGGGCCTGTGCCGGTTTCACGACAGCTGGCAGCTATGCCGTCTTACCACTCGCCGGTGTTGGGCATGGAGGCCCAAGGTTCGGCCTTTTCAAGAGATTCACCCTTCTGCAGCAGCTCAAAGGAGATGCCGTCCGGCGACCGCACAAATGCCATCCGTCCATCGCGCGGCGGGCGGTTGATCGTGACGCCATTGTTCTGAAGGTGCGCGCAGAATTCGTAGATGTTGTCGACTTCATAGGCCAGGTGACCGAAGTTGCGGCCGCCATTGTATTCCTCCGGATCCCAGTTGTAGGTGAGTTCCAGGAGTGGTGCGCTGACAGACTTTCCGCTCTCGACGTCTTCGGATCCTGCCAGGAAGATCAGAGTGAACCGGCCGCCCTCATTCTCGATGCGGCGCGTTTCAATCATGCCCATCTTGTTGCAGTAGAAATCGAGCGAAGCGTCGACGTCAGTGACGCGGACCATGGTGTGCAAATAGCGCATGGACTGTTCCCAGTTGATTTGGCGTGGTTGGCACCTGAAGGATAGGATCGCCACTATGACAGAAATAACAGAACTTGCCACCGCCCGGTCCATGTTGGCCGACCTCTTGAGAGAAGAGGTCGGTCGGCTGGTGGTGTTGACGGGCGCCGGCATCTCGACCGAATCCGGGGTTCCCGATTTTCGTTCGCCCGGCGGAATATGGTCCCGAATGGAACCGATTCAATACGGGGATTTTGTCTCCGACCCCGATCAGCGCGCCGAAGACTGGCGACGACGTTTTGAAATGAAGCGAATCTTTGATGAGGCGTCGCCCAACGCGGCCCATAAGGCTCTGGCAGGCTTGGTGCAGTCCGGTCGCCTGTCTTTGTTAATAACGCAAAATGTGGATGGACTGCATCAGCGCAGCGGTGTTCCCGAAGAGTTTCTCGTCGAGCTTCATGGCAACAGCACATATGCAAGCTGTCTTGAGTGCGGAGCGCGGGCAGATCTCGAACCGCAGAGGATGATTGTCGCAGCCAAAGAAACGCCTCTTTGCCTGGAATGCGGCGGGCTCTTGAAGGCTGCAGTGGTCAGTTTTGGGCAGGCGATGCCGACAGAGGCGATGGAAGAGGCAGCGCACGCGGCCCGCAGATCAGACATCTTTCTGGTTGTCGGTTCATCCCTTCTGGTTCACCCAGCGGCACAGCTTCCGGTCCTTGCCGCTCATGCGGGCGCGAAGCTTTGTATTTTGAACAGGGAGGAAACGCCGCTCGATGCGCTCGCCGACGTTTTGATCCGAACGCCAATTGCTCAGACTTTCGAAGGACTTACCTGATATTTTGCTGCAGCCTGTGGAAATCGGCTGTGGTTAGTTGGACAATTTCTCTTCTCGCTTTGGGGCAGGGTGTTATCCTTTCGTTAGGAATCAACCGCTCGCTGAGTCGCTTTTGGAGTGCTGGCGGGTTGAAAGATGCGGACCAGACACGGGGCAATAGGCTATGGGGGGCAAAACCTTTACGGATCCCCGCGCGATCGATACGGCAGAGGATGTTGCCGTTGACGTTATCGAGGTTGCGGGCTCTATAAAGTGGTTCGATGTTGCCAAAGGATATGGCTTCATTGTCCCGGACAGCGGTGAGGGAGACATCCTCCTTCACGTCACTTGCCTGAGAAGAGACGGCTATCAGACTGCCTATGAAGGTGCTCGGGTCGTCTGTGAAGTTCTCGACAGGCCGCGCGGCCTGCAGGCATTCAGAATTCTCTCGATGGATGAATCAACAGCGCTTCATCCCTCTCAGCTGCCTCCTTCCAGAACGCATGTTCAGGTGGTGCCTGAGGGCGGGTTTGAGGCCGCGACGGTGAAGTGGTTCAACCGCGTCAAGGGTTTCGGCTTTCTCACTCAGGGCGAGGAAAGCGAAGACATCTTCATTCACATGGAGACCTTGCGCCGCTTTGGCATCACGGAACTTCGGCCGGGTCAGGAAGTCTTGGTCCGCTTCGGCATGGGTCCCAAGGGACGCATGGCTGCGGAGATCCGGCCGTCCGGCGCGAGCGGTGTTCATATTCCCTCATCTCACTAGGGTGCGTTCCAACGCAAGCGTTATTGGACCGAATGGGCGTCCAGATTTTAAGGTCGGCTTGGTCCGGCCTTTTTCTTTGACCACTCGGTCTCCAAGGTTCATCAGGGTCTCAATGCGTGGAGAAAACACATGGCGAACGTTCGACTGTCTCCTGGCCTTGTCCTGAGCACGATAGGTGCAGGGCTTCTGGTTTGTCTCTTGTCATTCTTTTCGATCGCGGGATCGAACGCACAAAGCCCTGGCGAGTTGCCGGTCGAGGATCTGATGGTGATGAGCGGCGAGGAGAGCCACGCCTTCCGCGTCGAGGTTGCCAGTACAGACGCCCAAAGAGCGCAAGGACTGATGCACAGGGAGAAGATGGACGCTGACCATGGCATGTTGTTTGTCTTTAACGCCGAGGGGGAGCGTTATTTCTGGATGAAAGACACGCCGCTGTCGCTCGACATCATTTTTGCTGCTGCTGACGGCCGGATCGTTCGGATCGCCGAACGGACCACGCCTTTCTCCGAAAAAATCATTCCCTCGCGGGGTGACGCCCGTTTTGTGCTCGAACTTGTCGGAGGAACGAGCGAAAAGCTAAAGATATCAACAGGTGATCGCCTGATTTCGCCAGCGATTTTTCCTGAGGAATAGGCGCTTTTAGAGCGCATAAGGCCTCCTGATGGGCGCAGATTCGGGGATCATGTTACGCTTCTTTGAAATGGCGTCT is a window of Labrenzia sp. CE80 DNA encoding:
- a CDS encoding branched-chain amino acid ABC transporter permease, translating into MDAILLQILNGLDKGSAYALIALGLTLIFGTLGVVNFAHGALFMIGAFCAVTLSRLLSVSFVTIDETRKDFLGNPLKVETPYVEAWFGPDVGAAIIDWSVPLAILFSIPIMALVGLFMERGLIKHFYKRPHADQILVTFGLAIVLQEIIKYFYGANPIPTPAPEAFAGSFDFGALVGMDPNVIIYPYWRIVYFMFAALIVGAVFAFLQFTTFGMVVRAGMADRQTVGLLGIDIDRRFTFMFALAAVVAGLAGVMYAPINSPNYHMGMDFLVLSFVVVVVGGMGSLPGAVAAGFLLGILESFASMAQVVALFPGINQIIIYLVAIVILLTRPRGLMGRKGVMES
- a CDS encoding branched-chain amino acid ABC transporter permease: MLGLNKKDTSLFFIVLALVVFAPLLLNPFPEGSELAQFNAGYPDLMQRFLIFGIFAVGFNILFGLTGYLSFGHAAFLGVGSYAGVWMMKLLTMNVIPAIFMSVVFAGLFSLLVGYISLRRSGIYFSILTLAFAQMSFSLAYSVLTPITNGETGLQLALNDPRVLGVSQVDGSIPAANFFGIAMRDSFELSMGSWLFTFNAGYYLCAVVMMVAFYIAIRIFRSPFGMMLRAVKSNQQRMNFTGLNSKPYTLAAFVISGMYAGLAGGLMVAMDPLAGAERMQWTASGEVVLMTILGGAGTLIGPVLGAGFIKYCENIFSKINDNILYDWFASLPEGVADFLVFVIHPFIGKGWHLTLGIMFMLIVIFLPGGIMEGFERIGRLFKRKPSSGESINAKTSTTPAE
- a CDS encoding ABC transporter ATP-binding protein, producing the protein MEILKVEGVNKSFGGLRALNNVNFKVEEGTVHAIIGPNGAGKSTFLNCMIGRLVPDTGTVMFGDVSLTGMKPHQINQVGVSRVFQTPEIFGDLTLLENVMIPTLAKRDGEFALHAFVRVDQDTEVRDKALHMLEDVGLAEKREMVANSLSRGDKRRLELAMCLSQDPKLLLLDEPTAGMSRADTNNTIDLLKRIGDRGITKVVIEHDMHVVFSLAQKVTVLAQGTIIAEGKPEDIKGDPRVQEAYLGGAHL
- a CDS encoding ABC transporter ATP-binding protein; amino-acid sequence: MSVIDDQLSGKTAPGIKPVKPQGGAPAFFSAWDMHAYYGESYIVQGVNFDVREGEILALLGRNGAGKTSTLRTIARMDDPQLTHGEIWLDHKPLHEMKSFEAARVGVGLVPEDRRIIPGLTVQENLELSQIAEPKGWSIERIYDHFPRLAERRNQEGTTMSGGEQQMLALARVLARDIKLLLLDEPYEGLAPVIVQEIERILEGVKELGITTIIVEQNAIAALHLADRAVILDMGEVVFDGAAQEVLDNVELRHEYLAI
- a CDS encoding ornithine cyclodeaminase family protein, with the protein product MLLLSQEETRKALPFIALVDALDVMFKSGCEMPVRHHHDMAVPGEPDATMLLMPAWVPGAFSGVKIVNVMPGNSGRGLPAISAEYLLSDARTGEMLAMINGGELTARRTAAASALAARYLARKNASHLVVAGTGRVALNLVAAHLAVRPITHVTFWGRSLDKAQALAAEAAALYGITVEGTSDLEQAVRAADIVSAATLSNDPLILGEWLQSGTHVDLVGAFKPTMRESDDEAVRRAVVFVDTRESCSKEGGDISQPLASGVLTASDIKADLYDLARGLHKGRADDAEITLFKSVGVALEDLAGAMLAYRTVTSPTTS
- a CDS encoding calcium:proton antiporter, giving the protein MKTIKMEIASVAGFLLFGVFLYAGDAINPFQIGLGGSLGVLAVLFLGMMWCAFSVVRHAECLATLLGEPYGTLILTLAVIGIEVALISAVMLSGDAKPTLARETMFSVFMIVLNGLVGLCLLLGGLRHRNQTYNLQGANAFLSVLIPLAIFALVLPRVTHSAPGGQLSNLQAGFDVIMSVVLYGVFLAIQTKTHSDIFRQPNASDDDHEHGELVLRSIPFHVVGLLAALLPIILLSKKLAIYADFAIEGIGAPLALGGFLVAALILMPEGLSALQSARENKLQRAVNICLGSAVATIGLTVPAVLVISHITGEPIELGLEIADIVLLVLTLVVSIVTFANRSTNYLQGAVHLALFAAYVMMIFDLSE
- a CDS encoding GNAT family N-acetyltransferase; the encoded protein is MIDTALDIRVMSEADLKRALSWAAEEGWNPGLDDLEPFRTADPNGLFMAWNEGEPVACISGIRYGDDYGFIGFYICRPEHRGKGYGIAIWKHAIAYLGARTIGLDGVVDQQDNYRTSGFDLAHRNIRQSGIAMVDMPMDPRLSPLGQGIFPSISDYDQDFSGGDRTGFLKLWCAPMMSSRRGFAFVDGGLVKGYGVIRQCDDGFKIGPLFADTPEIADTLFRALAGQAKGQTVYLDTPEPNQAALELAERHELSPVFETARMYKGQAPDLPLERTFGITTFELG
- a CDS encoding VOC family protein, with product MRYLHTMVRVTDVDASLDFYCNKMGMIETRRIENEGGRFTLIFLAGSEDVESGKSVSAPLLELTYNWDPEEYNGGRNFGHLAYEVDNIYEFCAHLQNNGVTINRPPRDGRMAFVRSPDGISFELLQKGESLEKAEPWASMPNTGEW
- a CDS encoding Sir2 family NAD-dependent protein deacetylase: MTEITELATARSMLADLLREEVGRLVVLTGAGISTESGVPDFRSPGGIWSRMEPIQYGDFVSDPDQRAEDWRRRFEMKRIFDEASPNAAHKALAGLVQSGRLSLLITQNVDGLHQRSGVPEEFLVELHGNSTYASCLECGARADLEPQRMIVAAKETPLCLECGGLLKAAVVSFGQAMPTEAMEEAAHAARRSDIFLVVGSSLLVHPAAQLPVLAAHAGAKLCILNREETPLDALADVLIRTPIAQTFEGLT
- a CDS encoding cold-shock protein — encoded protein: MGGKTFTDPRAIDTAEDVAVDVIEVAGSIKWFDVAKGYGFIVPDSGEGDILLHVTCLRRDGYQTAYEGARVVCEVLDRPRGLQAFRILSMDESTALHPSQLPPSRTHVQVVPEGGFEAATVKWFNRVKGFGFLTQGEESEDIFIHMETLRRFGITELRPGQEVLVRFGMGPKGRMAAEIRPSGASGVHIPSSH
- a CDS encoding DUF192 domain-containing protein is translated as MANVRLSPGLVLSTIGAGLLVCLLSFFSIAGSNAQSPGELPVEDLMVMSGEESHAFRVEVASTDAQRAQGLMHREKMDADHGMLFVFNAEGERYFWMKDTPLSLDIIFAAADGRIVRIAERTTPFSEKIIPSRGDARFVLELVGGTSEKLKISTGDRLISPAIFPEE